Proteins encoded within one genomic window of Chitinophaga parva:
- a CDS encoding urease accessory protein UreH domain-containing protein, with amino-acid sequence MNTGLGALMITAIANTCLHTMSGPDHYVPFIAISRSRKWSVTKTVFLTLLCGLGHVSGSIILGIGAITLGWSMTKIGWLDAVRGGFAGWALLAFGIAYAAWGLWRASRNAAHKHFDVMGEEVYVYQHRHGEYVMPQDRRKVTPFLLFIIFAFGPCEPLIPLMAHPAASASYWNLFLLVSVFTLFTLATMVTMVLLGYFGFPMLKTERLEKYMHFLGGVTIIICGAGMVFLGW; translated from the coding sequence ATGAACACCGGACTGGGCGCCCTGATGATCACGGCTATTGCCAATACCTGCCTGCACACGATGTCCGGCCCGGACCACTATGTACCTTTCATTGCCATTTCCCGCTCCCGGAAATGGTCCGTGACGAAGACGGTTTTCCTGACCCTCCTGTGTGGCCTTGGCCATGTGAGCGGCTCCATCATCCTGGGCATAGGCGCCATTACGCTGGGCTGGTCTATGACCAAAATAGGCTGGCTGGACGCGGTGCGCGGGGGCTTTGCCGGATGGGCCCTGCTGGCCTTCGGCATTGCTTATGCGGCCTGGGGCTTATGGCGCGCTTCGCGCAATGCAGCCCACAAACATTTTGATGTGATGGGAGAGGAGGTATACGTATACCAGCACCGGCATGGGGAGTATGTGATGCCGCAGGACCGGCGCAAAGTAACGCCCTTCCTGCTTTTCATCATCTTTGCCTTTGGCCCCTGTGAGCCGCTGATACCCCTCATGGCCCACCCCGCGGCCAGCGCCTCTTACTGGAATTTGTTCCTGCTGGTGAGCGTGTTCACTTTATTTACGCTGGCTACCATGGTCACCATGGTACTGCTGGGCTACTTCGGGTTTCCCATGCTGAAAACAGAACGCCTGGAAAAATACATGCACTTCCTGGGCGGTGTTACCATCATCATTTGCGGGGCGGGAATGGTGTTCCTGGGCTGGTAG
- a CDS encoding TetR/AcrR family transcriptional regulator yields the protein MITTDNRDETKDRILDAALKRFIHFGAGKTTMNEIAEDLRCSKASLYYYFPDKQGLHLAVLEKISEHLFQTMEERLVEMKKATDTLLDFIAIKYEFGCKFFRLEIFKLIQEKKMITPQQFRAFRDREHKLFTRIFEFGNDQGEFHLKRPATEIASLYQDVLEGVRYVASDGLPVIEIPNEDFFAKIVAKQRAIAQIFINGLKYKD from the coding sequence ATGATCACCACGGACAACCGGGATGAGACGAAGGACAGGATACTGGATGCGGCGCTGAAGCGCTTCATTCACTTTGGTGCGGGGAAGACGACGATGAACGAAATTGCCGAAGACCTCCGGTGCTCAAAAGCCTCTTTGTACTATTACTTCCCGGACAAGCAAGGCCTGCACCTGGCTGTGTTGGAAAAGATCAGTGAACATCTTTTCCAGACCATGGAGGAGCGCCTGGTAGAAATGAAAAAGGCGACAGATACCCTCCTGGACTTCATTGCCATTAAATACGAATTTGGCTGTAAGTTCTTCCGCCTGGAGATCTTTAAACTGATCCAGGAAAAGAAGATGATCACACCGCAACAGTTTCGTGCGTTCCGCGACCGGGAACACAAACTTTTCACCCGCATTTTTGAATTTGGCAATGACCAGGGCGAATTTCACCTGAAACGCCCCGCTACCGAGATCGCCAGCCTTTACCAGGACGTATTGGAAGGCGTACGTTACGTAGCTTCAGACGGCCTGCCGGTAATAGAGATCCCCAATGAAGATTTCTTCGCCAAGATCGTGGCCAAGCAGCGCGCCATTGCCCAGATATTTATCAACGGACTCAAATACAAAGACTAA
- a CDS encoding NAD(P)-dependent oxidoreductase: MIGFIGLGAMGQAIAANILKAGFELTVYNRTPDKTKDLQQAGARVAGSVAELCSNADIVLTMITDDAVLAQLTGGENGMLAHLRRDALHISLSTISPAFSDALAAQHAARDQQYVAAPVFGKPDVAALAKLWIANAGSAAAKEKARPVLEAIGQGIYDFGEKPGAANLVKLSGNFIIAAMIETLAEAYTLGEKNGVSRHDMHEFFTSTLFPVPIYKNYGRLIADHNYLPVGGAPKILQKDMRLVNEVAAHSSVAMPFANIVHNRMIAMANANVQEDWVGFARQAATEAGL; encoded by the coding sequence ATGATCGGATTCATCGGGCTGGGCGCCATGGGGCAAGCCATTGCAGCCAATATTCTCAAGGCGGGTTTTGAACTTACGGTATATAACCGCACACCAGATAAAACAAAAGACCTGCAACAGGCAGGCGCCCGCGTGGCGGGGAGCGTGGCGGAGCTTTGCAGCAACGCAGACATTGTGCTCACCATGATCACGGATGACGCCGTGCTGGCGCAACTTACCGGCGGGGAAAACGGTATGCTGGCCCACCTGCGCAGGGATGCCCTGCACATTTCCCTGAGCACGATCTCTCCTGCTTTTTCCGATGCACTGGCTGCGCAACATGCCGCCCGCGATCAGCAATACGTAGCAGCACCCGTGTTTGGAAAACCGGATGTTGCCGCGCTGGCAAAGCTGTGGATAGCCAATGCCGGCAGCGCTGCCGCCAAGGAAAAAGCCAGGCCCGTGCTGGAAGCCATTGGCCAGGGCATTTATGATTTTGGCGAAAAGCCCGGTGCGGCCAACCTCGTAAAACTAAGCGGCAACTTCATCATCGCCGCGATGATCGAAACCCTGGCGGAAGCGTATACCCTGGGCGAAAAGAACGGGGTGTCCCGCCACGATATGCATGAATTTTTTACCAGCACGCTGTTTCCCGTACCCATTTACAAGAACTACGGGCGCCTGATTGCAGATCATAACTACCTGCCGGTAGGCGGGGCGCCGAAGATCCTGCAAAAGGATATGCGCCTGGTCAATGAAGTAGCGGCCCATAGCAGCGTGGCCATGCCTTTTGCCAATATTGTGCATAACCGGATGATAGCCATGGCCAATGCAAACGTCCAGGAAGACTGGGTGGGGTTTGCCCGCCAGGCCGCCACGGAAGCGGGTTTGTAG
- a CDS encoding Crp/Fnr family transcriptional regulator has product MDTSAQHPGNPQPHRLFAIFSKADEQYMEELNAAMECHLYKKGQIIFHEGAYSFGMYGINSGKIKLSHTGDDGREQIIRLVREGDIMGFKALLSGERYTATATALDDTEICFIPKELFLSVLQKDPNLSMEMMRMLSGELRKAEVKITQLAQKPVRERLAETLIFIKETYGLEADGQTLNVRLSREEIANLAGTATESAIRLLSEFKKDGMLELEGKKIRLLDIPHILKTANLHD; this is encoded by the coding sequence ATGGATACATCCGCACAACATCCTGGCAATCCGCAACCGCACCGCTTATTCGCTATTTTCTCCAAAGCGGACGAGCAATACATGGAAGAACTCAACGCTGCCATGGAATGTCATCTTTACAAGAAAGGACAGATCATTTTCCACGAAGGGGCTTACTCTTTCGGCATGTACGGCATCAATTCCGGTAAGATCAAGTTATCCCATACCGGTGATGACGGACGGGAACAGATCATCCGCCTGGTAAGGGAGGGAGATATCATGGGCTTTAAGGCCCTGCTGAGCGGGGAGCGCTACACGGCCACCGCCACTGCGCTGGACGATACAGAGATCTGCTTCATCCCCAAGGAACTTTTTCTGAGCGTGCTGCAAAAGGATCCGAACCTGTCCATGGAGATGATGCGGATGCTTTCCGGAGAGCTGAGAAAGGCGGAAGTAAAGATCACGCAACTGGCCCAGAAGCCGGTGCGGGAGCGCCTGGCGGAGACGCTGATCTTCATCAAGGAAACCTACGGGCTGGAAGCCGATGGCCAAACCCTGAACGTACGGTTATCCCGGGAAGAGATAGCCAACCTGGCCGGTACTGCTACCGAAAGCGCCATCCGTTTATTGTCTGAATTTAAGAAAGACGGTATGCTGGAACTGGAAGGTAAAAAGATCCGGCTGCTGGACATTCCGCATATCCTGAAAACAGCTAACCTGCACGACTGA
- a CDS encoding HAD family hydrolase, with the protein MEGIKHISFDLWYTLIQSDHSYKPKRDQLFKDTFQVARSLEEINTQFKYFDILINAINEKTGGQGTFHEIYYHLLAALGVDIRQVHTEQLDAYYAATEKLFFQHRPTLIDPETPALFQDLRDMGYTISLLSNTAYIPGATLRQLMPEWGIDGYFDFQLYSDEEGTSKPAAKFYQLMFDRVNKMYPVTKEQILHVGDNPIADVKGGSNFGVKTLLLPPDTTLSALLRPVFRKATAVK; encoded by the coding sequence ATGGAAGGAATCAAGCACATCTCTTTTGACCTCTGGTACACCCTCATTCAATCTGACCATAGCTATAAACCCAAGCGGGACCAGCTTTTTAAAGACACTTTCCAGGTAGCACGCAGCCTGGAAGAGATCAATACCCAGTTTAAATACTTTGATATTCTCATCAACGCCATCAACGAAAAAACAGGTGGCCAGGGTACCTTCCATGAGATCTATTACCACCTGCTGGCTGCGCTGGGCGTGGATATCCGCCAGGTGCATACGGAACAGCTGGACGCATATTACGCAGCTACGGAAAAGCTCTTTTTCCAGCACCGCCCCACCCTCATTGATCCTGAAACGCCGGCCCTCTTCCAGGACCTGCGCGATATGGGCTACACCATCAGCCTCCTGAGCAACACCGCCTATATTCCCGGTGCCACCCTGCGCCAGCTGATGCCGGAATGGGGCATTGACGGCTACTTCGATTTCCAGCTGTACTCTGATGAAGAAGGCACCAGCAAACCCGCTGCCAAGTTCTACCAGCTCATGTTTGACCGGGTAAATAAAATGTACCCTGTTACCAAGGAACAGATCCTGCACGTGGGTGATAATCCCATTGCAGACGTGAAGGGTGGCAGCAATTTTGGGGTCAAGACCCTGCTGCTGCCGCCGGACACTACGCTCTCTGCTTTACTGAGGCCCGTATTCCGCAAGGCAACGGCTGTTAAATAA
- a CDS encoding NAD-dependent epimerase/dehydratase family protein — translation MIFVTGGTGFLGSHLLRALVQAGKPVRALYRREIPVQLSDIRDKVEWVKGDVLDVFSLEEALQGVTQVYHAAATVSFQPGAGARMIHTNAEGTANIVNACLDAGVQKLLHVSSVAALGRSKTAAPIDEKAEWEESKNNSAYAISKYRSEMEVWRGIAEGLNAVIINPSIILGTGFWDDGSGALVKNAWKEFPYYTTGINGFVDVQDVVKAMLLLMDSDVAQKRFVVSAVNWSYQDLFTQLAQAMHKKPPHIAVKPWMAEVVWRMEKIKGSLSGKKPLVTKETARTAQLKVYYNNERLLKALPGFTYKPMEQSLREIGAAYLQYLEQ, via the coding sequence ATGATTTTCGTTACCGGTGGAACGGGTTTTTTAGGCAGTCATTTATTGCGTGCGCTGGTACAGGCAGGAAAGCCCGTACGGGCGCTGTACCGCCGTGAAATTCCCGTTCAGCTTAGCGACATCCGCGATAAAGTGGAATGGGTAAAGGGCGATGTGCTGGATGTATTTTCCCTGGAAGAAGCCCTGCAGGGCGTTACACAGGTATACCACGCCGCCGCTACCGTTTCCTTCCAGCCCGGCGCTGGTGCCCGCATGATCCATACCAATGCAGAAGGCACGGCAAACATAGTGAACGCCTGCCTGGATGCGGGGGTGCAGAAACTGCTGCATGTAAGCTCCGTAGCTGCTTTGGGCCGGTCTAAGACAGCGGCTCCCATTGATGAGAAAGCAGAATGGGAAGAAAGTAAAAACAACTCCGCCTACGCCATCAGCAAGTACCGCAGCGAGATGGAAGTATGGCGCGGCATAGCAGAGGGATTGAACGCCGTGATCATAAATCCTTCCATTATCCTGGGCACCGGTTTCTGGGACGATGGCTCCGGCGCGCTGGTGAAAAACGCCTGGAAAGAATTTCCTTACTATACTACCGGCATCAATGGTTTTGTGGACGTGCAGGATGTGGTGAAAGCCATGCTGCTGCTCATGGACAGCGATGTGGCGCAAAAACGTTTTGTAGTATCGGCGGTGAACTGGTCTTACCAGGACCTCTTCACACAACTGGCCCAGGCCATGCATAAAAAGCCACCGCATATTGCTGTAAAGCCCTGGATGGCAGAAGTGGTTTGGCGCATGGAAAAGATCAAAGGCAGCCTCTCCGGCAAGAAGCCCCTGGTGACCAAAGAAACCGCCCGCACCGCCCAGCTGAAAGTATATTACAATAATGAGCGCCTGCTCAAAGCCTTGCCAGGCTTTACTTACAAGCCCATGGAACAATCCCTGCGTGAGATAGGCGCAGCATATTTGCAATACCTGGAGCAATGA
- a CDS encoding UDP-3-O-(3-hydroxymyristoyl)glucosamine N-acyltransferase, protein MKFNEPIAVTEIAAFIGAELVGNKDLQATGINEIHKVTPGDISFVDFEKYYNASLNSAATIIIINKKVDVPEGKALLVLDDPFSAYVKLVKRFRPFEPATKAISDTAVIGEGTVIQPNVFIGHHVRIGRNCIIHPGVVIYDYSVIGDNVIIQGGTIIGGDAFYFKTRKGQELKFDKMESCGRVVIENGVEIGAGCTIDKGVSGDTIIGQGTKMDNQIHVGHGVVIGKNCLIAAQVGIAGKTIIEDDVTIWGQVGISKDLTIGKGAVLNAQSGVPSSLAGGKIYFGTPALEAREKMKELAWVKRIPEIWEQLHKK, encoded by the coding sequence ATGAAGTTCAACGAACCGATAGCAGTCACTGAAATAGCAGCATTCATTGGCGCGGAACTGGTGGGCAACAAGGATTTGCAGGCCACCGGCATCAACGAGATCCACAAGGTTACACCGGGCGATATCTCTTTTGTAGACTTTGAAAAGTACTATAACGCCAGCCTGAATAGCGCTGCCACCATTATCATCATTAACAAAAAGGTAGACGTGCCGGAAGGCAAGGCGCTGCTGGTGCTGGATGATCCGTTCAGCGCATACGTGAAGCTGGTAAAACGCTTCCGCCCCTTTGAACCTGCCACCAAAGCCATCAGTGATACTGCGGTAATCGGCGAGGGTACGGTGATACAACCCAACGTGTTCATCGGCCATCATGTACGCATAGGCCGCAACTGTATCATCCACCCCGGTGTGGTGATCTATGACTACTCCGTGATAGGTGATAACGTGATCATACAGGGAGGTACCATCATAGGCGGCGATGCCTTTTATTTCAAGACCCGCAAAGGCCAGGAACTGAAGTTTGACAAGATGGAAAGCTGCGGCCGTGTAGTGATTGAGAACGGCGTGGAAATAGGTGCCGGCTGCACCATTGACAAGGGCGTAAGTGGCGATACCATCATAGGCCAGGGTACCAAGATGGACAACCAGATCCACGTTGGCCACGGGGTGGTGATCGGTAAGAACTGCCTTATTGCCGCACAGGTAGGTATAGCCGGTAAAACCATCATTGAAGATGACGTGACCATCTGGGGCCAGGTTGGCATTTCCAAAGACCTCACCATTGGCAAAGGCGCCGTGCTCAATGCACAAAGCGGGGTGCCCAGCAGCCTGGCAGGCGGCAAGATCTACTTCGGCACACCGGCGCTGGAAGCAAGGGAAAAGATGAAAGAACTGGCCTGGGTGAAGCGCATCCCCGAGATATGGGAGCAGCTGCATAAGAAATAG
- a CDS encoding TetR/AcrR family transcriptional regulator, translating into MRERILDTALRLFRTYGMKSVTMFDISRECGISKKTVYEHFTDKDALINESIDFMLSQRGSQINQCAESDNAIAELLESLQYSEQFAQAINPVMFYELRKYHPDAWAKVDAFKQQTALPTIRKNLDRGIAEGLFHNNMNLDVIARMRQLQLESVFSPEQYPATHYNHHEVLAELTWHYIQGVATLKGMEVAGNYRDAMVAVPVH; encoded by the coding sequence GTGCGTGAAAGAATCTTAGACACTGCGCTGCGCCTGTTCCGGACCTATGGCATGAAAAGCGTAACCATGTTCGATATCTCCCGTGAATGTGGTATTTCCAAGAAAACGGTGTACGAACATTTTACAGACAAGGATGCATTGATCAATGAGTCCATCGACTTCATGCTGTCCCAGCGCGGCTCCCAGATCAACCAGTGCGCTGAAAGCGACAACGCCATTGCGGAGTTGCTGGAAAGCCTGCAGTACAGTGAACAGTTTGCACAGGCCATTAACCCGGTGATGTTTTACGAACTGCGCAAATACCACCCCGATGCCTGGGCCAAGGTAGATGCCTTTAAACAACAGACCGCCTTGCCCACCATCCGCAAAAACCTGGATCGTGGCATTGCAGAAGGCCTGTTCCATAACAATATGAACCTGGACGTTATTGCCCGCATGCGCCAGTTGCAGCTGGAGTCCGTGTTCTCGCCGGAGCAATATCCCGCCACCCACTACAACCACCACGAGGTACTGGCAGAGCTTACCTGGCATTACATCCAGGGCGTAGCCACCCTCAAAGGCATGGAAGTAGCCGGCAACTACCGCGATGCGATGGTAGCCGTTCCCGTGCACTAA
- the pheS gene encoding phenylalanine--tRNA ligase subunit alpha, with amino-acid sequence MEQIEQQIAAYEQEIQAFTPGNADALEQYRIKFLGTKGIVKALFGEMKNVPNERRKEFGQVLNGFKQLAEDRYAAFEHLKDAAAAGTADADLTLPAAPLRLGTRHPISIVRNKIIRIFERLGFSIAEGPEIEDDWHNFTALNLPENHPARDMQDTFYVSRNPDWMLRTHTSSVQVRVMEEGKLPIRIICPGRVYRNETISARAHCFFHQVEGLYIAENVSFADLKQTLYHFVQELFGADTRIRFRPSYFPFTEPSAEMDISCFICGGEGCNVCKHTGWVEILGCGMVHPNLLRNCGIDPEKYTGFAFGMGIERITMLKYQIKDLRLFSENDTRFLSQFEGAV; translated from the coding sequence ATGGAACAGATAGAACAGCAAATAGCTGCTTACGAACAGGAGATCCAGGCGTTTACGCCGGGGAATGCCGACGCACTGGAACAGTACCGCATCAAATTCCTGGGCACCAAAGGCATTGTGAAGGCCCTTTTCGGGGAAATGAAAAATGTCCCGAATGAGCGCAGGAAGGAATTTGGCCAGGTACTGAACGGGTTTAAGCAACTGGCAGAAGACCGCTATGCTGCATTTGAGCACCTGAAGGATGCTGCTGCTGCCGGCACTGCCGATGCAGACCTGACCCTGCCCGCCGCCCCGCTGCGCCTGGGCACCCGTCACCCGATAAGCATTGTACGCAATAAGATCATCCGCATATTTGAACGCCTGGGCTTCAGCATTGCAGAAGGGCCGGAGATCGAGGACGACTGGCATAACTTCACCGCCCTCAACCTCCCGGAAAACCACCCTGCGCGCGACATGCAGGACACTTTTTACGTGAGCCGCAACCCGGACTGGATGCTGCGCACCCACACTTCTTCCGTACAGGTAAGGGTGATGGAAGAAGGCAAGCTGCCTATCCGCATTATCTGCCCCGGCCGCGTATACCGCAATGAAACCATTTCCGCCCGTGCACACTGCTTCTTCCACCAGGTAGAAGGCCTGTACATCGCGGAAAATGTGTCGTTTGCAGACCTGAAGCAAACCCTGTATCACTTTGTGCAGGAGCTGTTTGGGGCCGATACCCGCATCCGCTTCCGCCCGTCTTACTTCCCCTTCACAGAGCCCAGCGCGGAAATGGATATTTCCTGCTTCATCTGCGGGGGCGAAGGTTGTAACGTGTGCAAGCACACCGGTTGGGTAGAGATCCTGGGGTGTGGTATGGTGCATCCTAACCTGCTGCGCAACTGTGGCATTGATCCCGAGAAATACACCGGCTTTGCCTTTGGAATGGGCATTGAACGCATTACCATGCTCAAATACCAGATCAAGGACCTGCGCCTTTTCTCTGAGAATGATACCCGCTTCCTTTCCCAGTTTGAAGGGGCGGTCTAG
- a CDS encoding C1 family peptidase, whose protein sequence is MKKWILGVALLSCSSAFAQVATNKDGSHYQFTTIKNLDAGDVQNQGMTGTCWSFSGLSFFESEALRNGKGKGLNLSEMFVVHQMYPLKAVNYVRMHGKANFGEGGGFPDDLLCLREYGLMPQSAYDGNKVKMYNHAEMEGALESYVKGLGEKNSINPVWQKAFSGVLDAYMGTPPTSFEYNGKTYTPQSFAKELGLRADDYVVISSFNHHPFYQQFVLEVPDNWNWERVYNVPLADFTSIAENAINTGYTIAWAADVSEKTFNFNEGLALVPETDWSDMTPDERKSIFTDPVKEKTITQDLRQLAFDNYETQDDHGMHIVGLVKDQNGNKYFRVKNSWGTPNFDKGYFYASEPYFQLKTTAIMVNKKAIPAEIAKKLGIK, encoded by the coding sequence ATGAAAAAATGGATCTTAGGCGTGGCGCTGTTAAGCTGCAGCAGCGCGTTTGCACAGGTTGCAACCAACAAAGACGGTAGCCACTACCAATTTACCACCATCAAGAACCTGGATGCCGGCGACGTACAGAACCAGGGCATGACCGGCACCTGCTGGTCTTTTTCCGGCCTGTCTTTCTTTGAAAGTGAAGCGCTGCGCAATGGCAAAGGCAAGGGCCTGAACCTGAGTGAAATGTTTGTGGTACACCAGATGTACCCGCTGAAAGCCGTCAACTATGTGCGGATGCATGGCAAAGCTAATTTTGGTGAAGGCGGCGGTTTTCCCGATGACCTGCTCTGCCTGCGTGAATACGGCCTGATGCCGCAAAGCGCATACGATGGCAACAAAGTAAAAATGTACAACCACGCCGAAATGGAAGGCGCGCTGGAAAGCTACGTGAAAGGCCTGGGCGAAAAGAACAGCATTAATCCTGTCTGGCAGAAAGCCTTCTCCGGTGTCCTGGATGCTTACATGGGCACCCCTCCCACTTCTTTTGAATACAATGGTAAAACCTATACGCCCCAGTCTTTTGCCAAAGAACTGGGCCTGCGTGCGGATGACTACGTAGTGATCTCCTCCTTCAACCACCATCCGTTCTACCAGCAGTTTGTGCTGGAAGTACCGGACAACTGGAACTGGGAACGCGTGTATAACGTGCCCCTGGCCGACTTTACCAGCATTGCGGAAAATGCCATCAACACTGGCTATACCATTGCCTGGGCAGCAGACGTGAGCGAGAAGACCTTCAACTTCAACGAAGGCCTGGCCCTGGTACCGGAAACCGACTGGTCTGACATGACCCCGGATGAAAGAAAATCCATCTTCACCGACCCCGTTAAAGAAAAGACCATCACCCAGGACCTGCGCCAGCTGGCCTTTGACAACTATGAAACACAGGACGACCACGGCATGCACATTGTAGGCCTGGTAAAAGACCAGAACGGCAACAAGTACTTCCGCGTGAAGAACTCCTGGGGCACACCCAACTTTGACAAAGGCTACTTCTACGCTTCTGAGCCTTACTTCCAGCTGAAAACCACCGCCATCATGGTGAACAAAAAAGCCATCCCCGCGGAAATTGCGAAGAAACTGGGTATTAAATAG
- a CDS encoding DUF475 domain-containing protein has translation MPIQELLQQILDNPLPSLAVVGNLVLIESLLSVDNAAVLATMVMDLPVPERKRALRYGIIGAYVFRGLALVFASFLISFWWLKPLGGLYLLYLAVKWVWDKVRHRNVHKEKVNKKRNWLYRATVDTLGTFWATVVLVELMDIAFSIDNVFAAVAFSRNILLILFGVFTGILAMRFVAQGFVKLMERYPFLEACAFTVIGILGIKLGLSLYTHFDPCATFSVFMDGNEACLEASGGKPSEGRHAMVYGDIMTTILTLCIFFIPILSSILFNFPRKHATSPGTPFPPRK, from the coding sequence ATGCCCATACAGGAACTGCTTCAACAAATATTGGATAATCCTTTACCATCGCTGGCAGTGGTGGGCAACCTGGTGCTGATAGAAAGCCTGCTTTCGGTAGACAATGCCGCGGTGCTGGCTACCATGGTGATGGACCTGCCGGTACCGGAGCGCAAGCGGGCCTTGCGTTACGGGATCATCGGGGCCTACGTGTTCCGCGGCCTGGCCCTGGTATTTGCTTCTTTCCTGATCAGCTTCTGGTGGCTGAAACCTTTGGGGGGCCTGTACTTGCTGTACCTGGCCGTTAAATGGGTGTGGGATAAGGTCCGCCACAGGAACGTCCACAAAGAAAAGGTAAATAAAAAACGGAACTGGCTGTACCGGGCCACGGTAGACACTTTGGGCACATTCTGGGCTACCGTGGTGCTGGTGGAGCTGATGGACATCGCCTTTTCCATCGACAATGTTTTTGCTGCCGTGGCCTTTTCCAGGAACATTCTCCTCATTTTATTCGGGGTGTTCACCGGTATACTGGCCATGCGTTTTGTAGCGCAGGGTTTTGTGAAACTTATGGAACGGTACCCCTTCCTGGAAGCGTGCGCATTTACCGTGATCGGCATCCTGGGCATAAAACTGGGCCTTTCGCTCTACACGCATTTTGATCCCTGTGCCACTTTTTCCGTGTTCATGGATGGCAACGAGGCCTGCCTGGAAGCCAGTGGTGGCAAGCCTTCCGAAGGGCGGCATGCTATGGTGTATGGCGATATCATGACCACCATTCTCACGCTCTGTATTTTCTTCATTCCTATTCTCAGTTCCATCCTGTTCAACTTCCCGCGGAAGCATGCTACCAGCCCAGGAACACCATTCCCGCCCCGCAAATGA
- a CDS encoding 3-hydroxyacyl-CoA dehydrogenase NAD-binding domain-containing protein yields the protein MLSIDDVQTIGVCGAGTMGAGIAQVAAMAGFRTLLYDVQPANLEKAEAQVKRQLQTAVEKGKLTQAAADKAFHLLYFTSDLMDCTAEVFIEAIVEKPEAKIALFNQLAELNHSDVVFASNTSSLSIRSIAQRIPNPSRVAGMHFFNPAHLMQLVEVVTGPQTAPWVADTLYDLAKALGKKPVRVQDAPGFIVNRVARHFYIESMEIAGQGVADLHTIDRLLESAGFRMGPFALMDLIGHDINLAVSQSLYDAFRQSPRFKPHALQVSKVAEGKLGRKTGEGFYKY from the coding sequence ATGCTTTCCATCGATGACGTACAGACCATTGGCGTATGCGGCGCCGGCACCATGGGTGCAGGCATAGCGCAGGTGGCCGCCATGGCAGGTTTCCGGACCCTGCTCTATGACGTGCAGCCGGCCAACCTGGAAAAGGCCGAAGCCCAGGTGAAGCGCCAGCTGCAAACCGCCGTGGAAAAAGGTAAGCTCACACAAGCTGCGGCAGACAAGGCCTTCCACCTGCTGTACTTCACTTCGGACCTGATGGACTGCACTGCAGAAGTGTTCATAGAAGCCATTGTTGAAAAGCCCGAGGCCAAGATCGCCCTGTTCAATCAACTGGCAGAGCTTAACCACAGCGATGTGGTATTTGCCAGCAATACCTCTTCCCTTTCCATCCGCAGCATTGCGCAGCGCATTCCCAATCCTTCCCGGGTGGCGGGTATGCACTTCTTCAACCCTGCCCACCTGATGCAACTGGTGGAAGTGGTGACCGGTCCGCAAACTGCGCCCTGGGTGGCAGATACGCTCTATGACCTGGCAAAGGCACTGGGTAAAAAACCGGTACGGGTACAAGATGCACCCGGCTTTATCGTAAACCGCGTGGCCCGTCATTTTTACATTGAATCCATGGAAATAGCCGGCCAGGGCGTAGCGGACCTGCACACCATAGACCGCCTGCTGGAGAGCGCCGGCTTCCGCATGGGTCCCTTCGCTTTAATGGACCTCATTGGCCATGATATTAACCTCGCGGTATCCCAATCCCTTTACGATGCTTTCCGGCAATCGCCCCGCTTTAAGCCACACGCATTGCAGGTTTCAAAGGTGGCGGAAGGTAAGCTGGGCAGAAAGACGGGTGAAGGATTTTACAAATATTAA